One genomic segment of Paenibacillus durus includes these proteins:
- a CDS encoding ABC transporter permease, whose amino-acid sequence MSTFWLNLRKIGFGSIPIILFFIFWEVGAGMVPKGVISPPSEVIKILWTAATSDVLFKQTAVSLGRVGMGFVLSILVALPLGFLLGTFFQPAEKLLLPFFRMCEKLNPFAIIPIFMIFFGIGTAEKVAVVFWATLWPLLFNTMAGARAVDYSLIRAARSMGATRRELFLKVILPYALPNIFIGVEIAAQLSFFMIIASEVIGASTGLGWYYISATTKYQLPLMYGIILYITVLSILINLAFGRLKKHFLVWKEAVQIH is encoded by the coding sequence ATGAGCACGTTCTGGTTAAATCTTAGAAAAATTGGCTTTGGAAGCATTCCGATTATTCTGTTCTTCATTTTCTGGGAGGTCGGAGCGGGAATGGTGCCCAAAGGCGTAATTTCCCCGCCTTCAGAGGTTATTAAGATTCTATGGACAGCGGCAACTTCCGATGTGCTGTTCAAACAGACCGCAGTTAGCCTAGGGAGAGTAGGCATGGGCTTCGTACTTTCCATTCTCGTTGCCCTTCCGTTAGGCTTTCTTCTCGGAACATTCTTCCAACCTGCCGAGAAGCTGCTGCTGCCCTTCTTTCGGATGTGCGAGAAATTGAACCCGTTTGCCATCATTCCGATATTTATGATCTTTTTCGGAATTGGCACAGCCGAGAAAGTGGCGGTAGTCTTCTGGGCTACCCTGTGGCCGCTGCTGTTCAATACGATGGCCGGCGCCAGAGCCGTTGACTATTCGCTCATACGCGCAGCGAGATCGATGGGTGCGACGAGACGGGAGCTTTTTCTCAAGGTAATCCTGCCGTATGCGCTGCCCAACATCTTTATCGGCGTTGAAATTGCAGCTCAATTGTCCTTCTTCATGATTATCGCCTCGGAAGTCATTGGGGCCAGCACTGGACTGGGCTGGTACTATATCAGCGCTACAACCAAGTATCAACTGCCGCTAATGTACGGCATCATACTTTATATTACGGTGTTGTCCATCCTTATCAATCTTGCATTTGGAAGGTTAAAGAAGCACTTTCTGGTATGGAAAGAAGCCGTTCAAATTCATTAG
- a CDS encoding ABC transporter permease produces the protein MGVGNILLYIAISLKRVFAGFFISTLLALPLGFILAGALPWLARFIRPFTLFLSQIPPYILFPVFVIIIGIGEGGIYTVIFWSSFWPILFTSIAGISQVDPLLVRAAKAMNASRIQIFFKVVLPAAFPAIMTGMRTGLTMSFFMLIGAESMGADKGLGWLIHNAQSMGFIERIYLGALIVAAVGALLNFILDFLEENIVDWKEVAEEQTV, from the coding sequence TTGGGAGTCGGAAATATTCTGCTGTATATTGCAATAAGTCTGAAAAGGGTGTTCGCAGGTTTCTTTATATCCACTTTGCTGGCTCTGCCTCTTGGATTTATACTGGCTGGCGCGCTTCCATGGCTGGCCCGGTTCATTAGACCGTTCACCCTGTTTCTTTCCCAGATTCCGCCCTATATTCTCTTTCCCGTATTCGTCATTATTATCGGCATAGGCGAAGGGGGAATCTATACGGTTATCTTCTGGTCATCCTTTTGGCCGATACTGTTCACTTCCATTGCCGGGATCAGCCAGGTTGATCCGCTTCTTGTCCGGGCAGCAAAGGCCATGAATGCCAGCCGTATTCAGATTTTTTTCAAGGTGGTGCTTCCGGCGGCTTTTCCGGCGATCATGACCGGCATGCGGACAGGCCTCACGATGAGCTTCTTTATGCTGATTGGCGCGGAGAGCATGGGAGCGGATAAAGGGTTGGGCTGGCTCATTCACAATGCGCAAAGTATGGGATTCATCGAACGGATTTATCTCGGAGCCTTGATCGTGGCTGCGGTCGGAGCGCTGCTGAATTTCATTCTGGATTTTCTGGAAGAGAACATCGTGGACTGGAAAGAGGTCGCGGAGGAACAGACCGTTTAG
- the queE gene encoding 7-carboxy-7-deazaguanine synthase QueE → MSAKIPVIEMFGPTIQGEGAVIGVKTMFVRTYGCDYRCAWCDSAFTWDGTGKDKRVMMDAEEIMSGLTELGGDRFDCVTISGGNPALIGEGLSELIGLLHERGIKAAIETQGSRWQDWFMEVDALTISPKPPSSGMPTDWEVLDSIMARVRTSGKGGHSLKVVVFDDEDYKYAAQVHHRYPDVPFFLQPGNDNVTEEGDISARLLNKLEWLFEKVIVDPEMNAARVLPQLHALIWHNKRGK, encoded by the coding sequence ATGAGCGCCAAAATTCCGGTAATCGAAATGTTCGGGCCGACGATCCAGGGAGAAGGGGCGGTCATCGGCGTCAAGACGATGTTCGTCCGCACCTACGGCTGCGATTACCGCTGCGCCTGGTGCGATTCCGCCTTTACCTGGGACGGAACCGGTAAAGACAAGAGGGTCATGATGGACGCCGAAGAGATTATGTCCGGTCTGACGGAGCTTGGAGGCGACCGTTTCGACTGTGTGACGATATCTGGCGGCAATCCGGCGTTGATCGGCGAGGGACTGTCCGAGCTGATCGGCCTTCTTCATGAACGCGGCATCAAGGCCGCGATTGAAACCCAGGGCAGCCGCTGGCAGGACTGGTTCATGGAGGTGGATGCTCTTACCATCAGTCCGAAGCCGCCAAGCTCGGGGATGCCGACTGATTGGGAAGTGCTGGACAGCATTATGGCGCGGGTTCGCACAAGCGGGAAGGGTGGCCACAGCTTGAAGGTCGTCGTCTTTGATGACGAAGACTACAAGTACGCGGCCCAGGTTCATCACCGTTATCCGGATGTTCCGTTCTTCCTCCAGCCAGGGAACGATAATGTCACGGAAGAAGGCGACATATCGGCGCGTCTCTTGAACAAGCTGGAGTGGCTGTTTGAGAAAGTGATTGTCGATCCAGAGATGAACGCCGCCCGTGTTCTCCCTCAACTGCATGCATTGATCTGGCACAACAAGCGGGGAAAATAA
- the queD gene encoding 6-carboxytetrahydropterin synthase QueD, translating into MLHEVSVCKIFSFDAAHQLVGHKGKCANVHGHTYKLEVVLKGKPVAEEGRSDEGFVVDFGDIKELVKERVVDRLDHAFLAKGDEPVLEALKTSGSKTAVLSFRTTAENLASYIAYTLKTSGLPVYSVKLWETPSAWAEVLAADIPEEGPSYRLYGGCDL; encoded by the coding sequence ATGCTGCATGAGGTTTCGGTATGTAAAATCTTCTCGTTCGACGCGGCGCATCAACTGGTAGGGCATAAAGGGAAATGCGCCAACGTTCATGGGCACACGTATAAGCTGGAGGTTGTGCTGAAAGGCAAGCCGGTCGCAGAAGAGGGGCGTTCCGATGAAGGCTTCGTCGTCGATTTCGGCGATATTAAAGAGCTGGTGAAGGAACGAGTTGTCGACCGGCTGGACCATGCTTTTCTCGCCAAAGGCGACGAGCCCGTTCTGGAGGCCCTTAAGACGAGCGGCTCGAAGACGGCGGTGCTGTCTTTCCGTACGACGGCTGAGAATCTGGCCAGCTACATCGCCTATACACTGAAGACGAGCGGCCTTCCGGTGTATTCCGTCAAGCTGTGGGAGACGCCGAGCGCTTGGGCTGAGGTCCTTGCCGCAGACATCCCCGAAGAAGGTCCGTCTTACCGGTTGTATGGAGGCTGCGATCTATGA
- the queC gene encoding 7-cyano-7-deazaguanine synthase QueC, producing MNKKAMVVFSGGQDSTTCLVWALKQFEEVQVVTFNYNQRHAAEIEVAKEIAAHFNVKQHILDLGLLNQLAPNALTRGDIEIKAGEDGELPSTFVDGRNLLFLSFSAILAKQFSYNHIVTGVCQTDFSGYPDCRDVFVKSLNVTLNLSMDYEFVIHTPLMWLDKKETWQMADELGQFDYIREHTLTCYNGIKGSGCGECPACQLRNRGLKQYEAIRKTVGR from the coding sequence ATGAACAAAAAAGCGATGGTCGTCTTCAGCGGCGGACAGGACAGCACAACATGTCTGGTATGGGCATTGAAGCAGTTTGAAGAAGTGCAGGTCGTGACCTTTAACTATAATCAGCGGCATGCGGCCGAAATTGAAGTCGCCAAGGAAATCGCCGCCCATTTCAATGTGAAGCAGCATATTCTGGATCTGGGCTTGCTGAACCAGCTTGCGCCGAACGCTCTGACCCGCGGGGATATTGAGATTAAGGCGGGAGAGGACGGGGAGCTTCCGAGCACATTTGTCGACGGGCGGAATTTATTGTTCCTGTCTTTCTCGGCAATACTGGCCAAGCAGTTCTCGTACAACCATATTGTTACAGGCGTATGCCAGACGGATTTCAGCGGCTACCCGGACTGCCGGGATGTCTTCGTGAAGTCGCTGAATGTTACGCTTAATCTGTCGATGGATTACGAATTCGTTATTCATACCCCGCTTATGTGGCTGGACAAAAAAGAAACATGGCAGATGGCCGACGAGCTCGGCCAGTTTGACTATATCCGCGAGCATACGCTGACCTGCTACAACGGGATCAAGGGAAGCGGCTGCGGCGAGTGTCCGGCCTGCCAGCTGCGAAATCGCGGCCTGAAGCAGTATGAAGCGATCAGAAAGACGGTGGGCCGCTAA
- the queF gene encoding preQ(1) synthase, with translation MSEGRLKEEMPDVTLLGNQGTQYKFGYAPEVLETFDNKHPGRDYFVKFNCPEFTSLCPVTGQPDFATLYISYIPEIKMVESKSLKLYLFSFRNHGDFHEDCVNIIMNDLIKLMDPRYIEVWGKFTPRGGISIDPYCNYGRPGTKYEAMAEHRLLNHDLYPETIDNR, from the coding sequence ATGTCCGAAGGAAGATTGAAAGAAGAAATGCCGGACGTTACGCTGCTGGGCAACCAGGGGACGCAGTATAAGTTCGGTTACGCGCCCGAAGTGCTGGAGACGTTCGATAACAAGCATCCGGGCCGGGATTATTTTGTAAAGTTCAACTGTCCGGAATTTACGAGCCTGTGCCCAGTGACCGGCCAGCCCGATTTTGCCACCCTGTATATTTCGTATATTCCCGAGATCAAGATGGTCGAGTCCAAATCGCTCAAGCTGTATCTGTTCAGCTTCCGCAATCACGGTGATTTTCATGAAGACTGCGTCAACATCATCATGAACGATCTGATCAAGCTGATGGACCCGCGCTATATCGAGGTATGGGGCAAGTTCACCCCACGCGGCGGCATTTCCATCGATCCTTACTGCAACTATGGCCGTCCGGGAACCAAATATGAAGCAATGGCCGAGCACCGGCTGCTGAATCATGATTTGTACCCGGAGACAATCGACAACCGATAA
- a CDS encoding heavy metal translocating P-type ATPase, with amino-acid sequence MAEATLRVYGMTCTLCSMTIEAALSKLKGVHSVSVSYATEKVLVEYEEETLDLSEAVRVIESLGFSAGVKGKEQENGRRSGRQREMNKLRTRLMISVLLSLPLFVAMLLGGLGLCHDVIYGKQETWFSQILDSIRQKMLWMHNWKIQLALAAPVQFIIGWPYYKNAFYSLKARKATMDILVVLGTSAAFGYSLYTVLYKETLVIAGMQNIYFEASTVIITLILLGKYLEAVAKGRTSSAIRALMELEAKSARVVRGGEEQDLPIAEVQVGDVVIVRPGEKIPVDGIVTEGSSFVDESMLTGESTPVQKGEHDTVIGSSFNQHGTFKFRATKVGGETFLARIVQMTEAAQNSKAPIQKIADKVATYFVPFVLLASLITFSIWYWVIYGGTVFLLDLALINAVAVLVVSCPCALGLATPTAIMAGMGRGAQNGILVKNGEQLERAGKITTVVFDKTGTLTSGKPHLTDLIATGGADRSLSQDRILFLAAAAEKRSEHPLGQAIYEAGAARFPEGIPEPATFFAVPGKGVCAFVDGAEVLVGSPLFLAGYGVDLERFDGQASERLRQSGKTTVFIAIDRVLEAVAGLADELREGALEAVAELKQMGLELHMLTGDNRRTAEAIAAQLGIQHVVAEVLPESKAQEVERLKQKGKVVAMIGDGINDAPAMATADIGIAIGSGTDVAIETGDIVLLKDNLLAIPSAIHLSIKTMTIIKENLFWAFIYNLLAIPLAAAGYLNPVVAAGAMALSSLSVLFNSLRLRRYKPGHLKVFQSKRRLQEIRS; translated from the coding sequence ATGGCGGAAGCTACCCTTCGTGTATACGGAATGACCTGTACGCTATGCTCTATGACCATAGAAGCGGCGCTTAGCAAGTTGAAGGGGGTCCACAGCGTATCGGTCAGTTATGCGACAGAGAAAGTGCTTGTTGAATATGAGGAAGAGACCCTCGATCTATCGGAGGCTGTACGTGTCATCGAATCCCTGGGCTTTTCAGCAGGCGTCAAAGGAAAAGAACAAGAAAATGGCCGTCGCAGCGGCAGACAGCGGGAAATGAACAAGCTGAGGACTCGTCTTATGATTTCCGTCCTGCTCAGCCTTCCGCTTTTTGTAGCGATGCTGCTGGGAGGCCTTGGATTATGCCATGATGTAATCTATGGGAAGCAGGAAACGTGGTTCTCGCAAATTCTTGATAGCATCAGACAAAAAATGCTATGGATGCATAACTGGAAAATCCAGCTGGCGCTTGCCGCTCCCGTACAATTCATTATCGGCTGGCCTTATTACAAGAACGCCTTCTATTCCCTTAAAGCGAGAAAAGCTACCATGGATATTCTGGTCGTGCTCGGAACGAGCGCTGCGTTCGGCTATAGCTTATATACGGTTCTATATAAAGAGACCCTGGTGATCGCCGGGATGCAAAATATTTACTTTGAAGCCTCCACCGTAATCATTACCCTGATTCTCCTTGGAAAATATCTGGAAGCGGTAGCCAAGGGAAGAACCTCCAGCGCCATTCGCGCTTTGATGGAACTGGAGGCCAAGTCGGCCCGCGTTGTCCGGGGTGGGGAGGAACAGGATCTGCCTATAGCCGAAGTGCAGGTGGGGGATGTTGTCATCGTTCGCCCGGGCGAGAAAATACCGGTGGACGGCATCGTGACGGAAGGAAGCTCGTTTGTGGACGAATCCATGCTCACAGGGGAAAGCACTCCGGTGCAAAAAGGGGAACACGATACCGTCATCGGTTCTTCCTTCAACCAGCATGGAACTTTCAAATTCCGGGCAACCAAGGTGGGAGGGGAAACCTTCCTTGCCCGAATCGTACAAATGACGGAGGCGGCTCAGAACAGTAAAGCGCCCATTCAGAAAATAGCCGACAAGGTGGCGACCTATTTCGTCCCTTTCGTCCTGCTTGCTTCATTAATAACGTTTTCGATTTGGTACTGGGTGATTTACGGGGGAACGGTATTTTTACTGGACCTGGCATTGATCAACGCGGTAGCGGTGCTGGTTGTATCCTGCCCGTGCGCCCTTGGGCTGGCTACCCCTACCGCCATTATGGCCGGCATGGGCAGAGGCGCTCAAAACGGGATTCTCGTCAAAAACGGTGAGCAGTTGGAGCGGGCGGGAAAGATTACGACGGTGGTCTTTGATAAAACCGGAACGCTGACATCCGGCAAACCGCATTTGACCGATCTTATTGCGACGGGAGGCGCAGACCGTTCATTAAGCCAGGACCGTATCCTGTTCTTGGCCGCCGCTGCGGAGAAACGGTCGGAGCATCCTTTGGGTCAGGCTATCTATGAAGCCGGAGCGGCTCGGTTCCCGGAGGGCATACCCGAACCTGCAACCTTTTTCGCTGTTCCGGGAAAAGGGGTTTGCGCTTTTGTAGACGGGGCCGAGGTGCTGGTAGGTTCGCCGCTGTTCCTTGCCGGGTACGGCGTGGATCTGGAGCGGTTCGACGGCCAGGCTTCGGAGCGGCTTCGTCAAAGCGGGAAGACGACCGTGTTCATAGCTATCGACCGGGTGCTGGAAGCTGTGGCAGGATTAGCAGATGAGCTTAGGGAAGGGGCGCTTGAGGCTGTTGCCGAGCTAAAGCAAATGGGACTTGAACTGCATATGCTTACAGGCGACAACCGCCGGACGGCCGAAGCTATAGCCGCGCAATTGGGAATTCAGCATGTGGTAGCGGAGGTCCTTCCGGAGAGTAAGGCGCAGGAGGTTGAGCGGCTGAAGCAAAAAGGGAAGGTTGTGGCCATGATTGGAGACGGGATCAATGACGCCCCTGCCATGGCAACGGCTGATATCGGCATTGCTATTGGATCGGGAACAGATGTGGCCATCGAGACAGGGGACATTGTGCTGCTAAAAGACAACCTTCTCGCTATTCCATCCGCGATCCATCTTTCGATCAAGACCATGACCATTATCAAGGAGAATCTGTTCTGGGCCTTCATCTATAACCTGCTGGCAATTCCTTTGGCAGCCGCAGGCTACCTAAATCCGGTGGTGGCTGCCGGCGCCATGGCCTTAAGCTCCCTGTCCGTCCTGTTTAACTCATTGCGTCTGAGACGCTACAAGCCGGGACACCTAAAAGTTTTCCAAAGCAAACGCCGTTTGCAGGAAATTCGGTCATAA
- a CDS encoding sulfite exporter TauE/SafE family protein produces MSHHLTDSNHDNVKHQQIRLIHKRTGSIALAAAIIAAYILLLLHPEAFSMFQNLIMMKNVPQLTMNASYGMILTVGVLTSFHCAGMCGGIAIAQSVRTGSGHGRLDRFRHYAPSIRYNGGRVISYTIFGGLAGGLGQVFQFSGVWRGIIPLLGGLFMIIMGINLLGLFKVLRRVNLSMPSFAFNLIKSGASRLGPFAVGLLSAFMPCGPLQIMQLYALGTGSVVHGALSMLVFSLGTVPMLFLFGAVHPMLSKKFAGRVLKASALIVIVLGLVMLNRGFALTGISLANGSDHWSDNAVIAQLAPDGKTQVVEARAGKDSYPQIVVQKGVPVRLNLYVDEEDLNSCNNTVSLLGFKIEQKLHAGDNTIRFTPNVKGEFVYTCGMGMIKSSIIVVEDIKP; encoded by the coding sequence ATGTCTCATCACTTGACGGATTCCAATCACGACAACGTGAAGCATCAGCAAATTCGTCTCATTCACAAAAGAACAGGGAGCATAGCGCTGGCTGCAGCGATTATAGCGGCGTATATACTGCTCCTGCTGCATCCCGAAGCGTTCAGCATGTTCCAGAATCTTATCATGATGAAAAACGTGCCGCAGCTAACCATGAACGCAAGTTACGGCATGATTTTGACAGTTGGCGTTCTAACCTCCTTTCATTGCGCAGGAATGTGCGGGGGCATCGCAATCGCCCAGTCCGTGCGTACCGGAAGCGGGCACGGCAGGCTGGACCGCTTTAGGCATTACGCCCCCTCCATCCGCTATAACGGAGGCCGAGTGATTTCCTATACGATTTTTGGCGGACTCGCGGGCGGGCTTGGCCAGGTGTTCCAATTTTCCGGTGTCTGGCGGGGGATTATCCCTTTGCTCGGCGGACTGTTCATGATCATTATGGGGATCAATCTGCTTGGTTTGTTCAAGGTGCTTCGCAGAGTGAATCTGAGCATGCCCTCATTTGCGTTCAACCTTATTAAGAGCGGCGCTTCCCGTCTCGGGCCGTTTGCGGTAGGGCTGCTGAGCGCGTTCATGCCCTGCGGGCCTTTGCAGATTATGCAGCTGTATGCTCTGGGTACAGGCAGCGTCGTTCACGGAGCTCTTTCCATGCTGGTCTTTTCCCTCGGGACGGTGCCCATGCTCTTCCTGTTTGGAGCCGTGCATCCAATGCTTAGCAAAAAGTTCGCCGGGCGAGTCCTAAAAGCAAGCGCACTGATTGTCATCGTTCTGGGACTGGTCATGCTGAATAGAGGATTTGCCCTAACCGGCATTTCCCTCGCTAACGGTAGCGATCATTGGAGTGACAATGCGGTGATTGCTCAGCTGGCCCCGGACGGCAAGACACAGGTTGTGGAAGCGCGGGCGGGAAAGGACAGCTATCCGCAGATCGTTGTGCAGAAAGGAGTTCCGGTCAGGTTGAATCTCTATGTGGATGAAGAGGATTTGAATAGCTGCAACAATACCGTAAGCCTTCTTGGCTTCAAGATCGAGCAGAAGCTTCATGCCGGAGACAATACAATCCGGTTTACACCTAATGTGAAGGGCGAGTTTGTCTACACCTGCGGGATGGGCATGATCAAGAGCAGCATTATTGTCGTAGAGGATATCAAACCATAG
- a CDS encoding ArsR/SmtB family transcription factor has product MTIEQLAASDEQRVRIFKALADPTRLQIIRTLKGSRTELNCGEIGERCEASKSNASYHFRTLREAGLILVRKEAQTKYIQLHYETFDTYLPGFLDSL; this is encoded by the coding sequence ATGACTATTGAACAACTTGCCGCTTCTGACGAACAACGTGTGCGCATCTTCAAGGCTTTGGCCGATCCTACCCGTCTGCAGATCATTCGGACCCTAAAGGGCAGCCGTACTGAACTGAACTGCGGAGAGATCGGAGAACGCTGCGAAGCTTCCAAATCGAACGCCTCATACCATTTCCGCACCCTGAGGGAGGCAGGGCTGATTCTTGTCCGAAAGGAAGCTCAGACCAAATACATACAGCTTCATTATGAGACATTCGACACTTATTTGCCCGGATTCCTGGATTCCCTGTGA
- a CDS encoding MFS transporter — protein MQKSSLALFFLVMFAIGTDTFLISPLLPVLRHEFHVSTASSGWMVSAYALGYALFALVAGPISDRLNRKHVMVFGMAAFSISTGLCAAAAGFWSMVLFRFLAGVSAAVISPQIWASIPILLPKDKILQGMGIATAGLSIAQMLGLPLGSFFAARDWSLPFIIIGLFSLLLTLLLLFLLPALPPRSPSGNRLSLLKPYFGLLSSRIAVTAFAAYFIFQIGNFAAFSFLGSWLSGAFGMNVAQIGQVMLYLGVGNMLGSLFGSRLTTRIGRSTTLLLGIAVNSVMFPVLSLTHSLSGIKAELLVIFGITGILFPIMISILQSLTDTARGTVSALTNALMYLGTTIGAAAAGGIYQTSGVFMAVTLVTALSFVLSAFLFRKSGVAAS, from the coding sequence ATGCAAAAATCAAGTTTGGCACTCTTCTTTCTGGTCATGTTCGCTATAGGCACGGATACCTTTCTGATCAGTCCCCTTCTTCCCGTCCTTAGGCATGAGTTTCATGTATCTACGGCAAGCTCGGGCTGGATGGTCAGCGCTTATGCTCTAGGCTATGCCTTATTTGCCCTGGTGGCGGGACCGATATCCGATCGGCTCAACCGTAAGCATGTTATGGTATTCGGGATGGCCGCATTCTCTATTTCCACGGGATTATGCGCCGCTGCTGCCGGCTTCTGGAGCATGGTCCTGTTCCGTTTTCTTGCCGGTGTCAGTGCGGCCGTCATATCCCCGCAAATCTGGGCGTCCATTCCTATCCTGCTTCCCAAGGACAAAATATTGCAGGGAATGGGCATTGCCACCGCCGGTCTCTCCATTGCCCAAATGCTGGGTCTGCCGCTTGGCAGCTTTTTCGCCGCCCGCGATTGGTCTCTTCCCTTTATCATCATCGGCTTGTTTTCTCTCCTGCTGACCTTGCTTCTCCTGTTCCTGCTGCCAGCTCTTCCGCCCCGCAGCCCATCGGGAAACCGTCTTTCTCTCCTGAAGCCATACTTCGGGCTGCTCTCTTCCCGGATTGCGGTTACCGCCTTTGCCGCCTATTTTATTTTTCAGATCGGCAATTTTGCCGCCTTCTCCTTTCTCGGCTCCTGGCTCTCCGGCGCTTTTGGAATGAATGTGGCTCAAATCGGCCAAGTCATGCTGTATCTGGGTGTCGGCAACATGCTTGGCAGCCTGTTCGGCAGCCGTCTTACTACGCGAATTGGCCGCTCTACAACGCTGCTGCTGGGTATTGCGGTGAATAGTGTCATGTTCCCGGTGCTCTCGCTGACACACAGTCTTTCGGGCATCAAGGCGGAACTGCTTGTCATCTTCGGCATTACCGGAATTCTGTTCCCTATTATGATAAGCATCCTTCAATCTTTGACGGACACTGCACGCGGAACGGTCTCGGCCCTGACGAACGCCCTGATGTATCTCGGAACTACAATTGGAGCTGCCGCGGCCGGGGGAATTTATCAGACTTCAGGCGTCTTTATGGCCGTTACTTTGGTAACTGCGCTCTCCTTTGTCCTCTCCGCCTTCCTCTTTCGAAAAAGTGGAGTCGCGGCATCTTAG
- the murB gene encoding UDP-N-acetylmuramate dehydrogenase: MDIGKIQEELERLVPTGIVKSHESLKPHVFTQMGGRADILASPSTYEEIQAIVTYAAEQGITLTILGNGSNVIIRDGGVRGIVLHTSGLSGISVEHDVIIAQCGAQFIETSRFALEHKLAGLEFACGIPGTVGGALYMNAGAYGGEVADVLQSALVVDKSGAMAVLEGDELKWGYRSSVFSSGDYLILEARFALKPGNYDEIKASMDKLTEMRESKQPLEYPSCGSVFKRPPGRYAGQLIQESGLQGTRIGGAEVSKKHAGFIINADNATASDYIGLIQHVRETVKDKFGIELETEVKIIGEEL; encoded by the coding sequence ATGGATATCGGGAAAATTCAAGAAGAACTGGAGAGGCTTGTTCCGACTGGAATAGTTAAAAGCCATGAATCGCTCAAACCGCATGTCTTCACTCAAATGGGCGGCAGGGCCGACATTCTGGCATCACCCTCGACTTACGAAGAAATTCAAGCGATCGTTACATATGCTGCCGAACAAGGCATTACGCTTACCATATTAGGAAATGGATCGAACGTGATTATCAGAGACGGAGGGGTTCGCGGGATCGTCCTGCACACGTCCGGATTAAGCGGGATCAGCGTGGAGCATGATGTGATCATCGCCCAGTGCGGAGCGCAGTTTATTGAGACCTCCCGTTTCGCCTTGGAGCACAAGCTGGCAGGTCTGGAATTTGCCTGCGGCATCCCCGGCACGGTCGGGGGCGCACTCTATATGAATGCCGGCGCATACGGCGGGGAAGTGGCGGATGTGCTGCAGAGCGCGCTTGTCGTTGACAAGAGCGGGGCGATGGCTGTGCTTGAAGGCGATGAGCTGAAATGGGGGTACCGCAGCAGCGTGTTCTCAAGCGGAGATTATCTCATTTTGGAAGCCCGGTTCGCCTTAAAGCCCGGAAACTACGATGAAATCAAGGCTTCGATGGATAAGCTGACCGAAATGCGGGAATCCAAGCAGCCATTGGAATACCCTTCTTGCGGCAGTGTCTTTAAACGTCCTCCGGGACGGTATGCAGGCCAATTGATTCAGGAAAGCGGACTTCAGGGAACAAGAATCGGTGGAGCTGAAGTATCGAAAAAGCATGCGGGATTCATCATTAATGCGGATAACGCTACGGCAAGCGATTATATCGGTCTGATTCAGCATGTAAGAGAGACAGTTAAGGATAAATTCGGCATTGAACTCGAAACGGAAGTCAAGATCATCGGGGAAGAGCTTTAA
- a CDS encoding ABC transporter ATP-binding protein, with protein sequence MLERLNAAQLSIGYADSIIVKDLNLSIPTGKITALVGANGSGKSTILKTMARLMKPTSGTVLLDGKSIHTQSTKEVARQLAILPQNPTAPDGLTVSELVGYGRYPHQKGFGTLTAEDRNIISSAIEVTGMQAFSDRPIERLSGGQRQRAWIAMALAQQTDILFLDEPTTFLDMAHQLEVLQLLQVLNEQEGRTIIMVVHDLNHASRYAHHMVAIKSGTVISEGAPVDVMTPEVLREVFGIEADIVEDPRTGLPLCLPHSLAECKAV encoded by the coding sequence ATGTTGGAGCGTTTGAATGCAGCTCAATTAAGTATCGGTTATGCGGATTCGATTATTGTTAAAGATCTCAATCTGTCGATTCCGACCGGAAAAATCACGGCTCTCGTGGGCGCCAACGGCTCGGGTAAATCCACAATCCTCAAAACGATGGCCAGGCTGATGAAGCCGACTAGCGGCACAGTGCTGCTTGACGGCAAATCGATCCATACTCAGTCGACCAAGGAGGTCGCGCGCCAGTTGGCCATTCTGCCCCAAAATCCGACCGCTCCGGACGGACTAACCGTTTCTGAGCTTGTAGGCTACGGCCGTTATCCCCATCAGAAGGGCTTCGGCACGCTCACCGCTGAGGACCGGAACATTATTTCCTCGGCCATTGAAGTGACGGGGATGCAAGCTTTCAGCGACCGGCCGATCGAACGGTTGTCCGGGGGCCAGCGGCAGCGCGCATGGATCGCTATGGCGCTGGCCCAGCAGACGGACATTTTATTCCTGGACGAGCCCACGACATTCCTCGATATGGCGCATCAGCTTGAGGTGCTGCAGCTCCTGCAGGTGCTTAACGAGCAGGAGGGCCGGACGATTATCATGGTCGTTCACGATTTGAATCACGCCTCCCGCTACGCGCATCATATGGTAGCGATTAAATCGGGCACCGTAATCAGCGAAGGCGCACCAGTCGATGTTATGACGCCGGAGGTGCTGCGCGAAGTGTTTGGCATCGAGGCGGATATTGTCGAAGACCCGCGGACGGGATTGCCGCTGTGCCTTCCTCACAGCCTGGCAGAGTGCAAGGCCGTCTGA